A stretch of Planctomycetaceae bacterium DNA encodes these proteins:
- a CDS encoding TM2 domain-containing protein gives MNATQSSNHSLIVGYLCWVFGFMGAHRFYYGKQVTGTIWFFTLGLLGIGWLVDLFLMPSLHRSAERRYHSGVMDYNVAWLLLTFLGIFGVHRLYLGKWVTGILWFLTGGLFLLGWLYDLWTLNEQVSEENSRMPRPGSSFSWT, from the coding sequence ATGAACGCGACACAATCGTCAAATCACAGCTTGATCGTTGGATATCTCTGCTGGGTTTTTGGCTTCATGGGAGCCCATCGCTTCTATTACGGAAAGCAGGTAACGGGCACGATCTGGTTCTTCACACTGGGCCTGCTGGGCATCGGATGGCTGGTGGATTTGTTCCTGATGCCGTCATTACATCGCAGTGCCGAGCGTCGATATCACTCCGGTGTGATGGACTACAACGTGGCGTGGCTGCTGCTGACTTTCCTGGGCATCTTTGGCGTCCATCGCTTGTATCTTGGGAAGTGGGTCACCGGGATTCTCTGGTTCCTGACCGGTGGGCTGTTTCTGTTGGGATGGCTCTACGATCTCTGGACCCTGAATGAGCAGGTCAGCGAAGAGAACAGCCGCATGCCTCGCCCCGGGAGCAGTTTTTCATGGACGTGA
- a CDS encoding pyridoxamine 5'-phosphate oxidase family protein translates to MVTGQRSVDVRLQAAEVKKCGELCPADRELTQRHAIRVTLLLMTRRLSVPAPVTVSRSIHFGLAHDLSAEASKMTPIEDRNHFRNLLDSFDTALLVTHGRGRSLHCRPMTVADVEHDACVWFVTSLDAGKVREVTTTSSVCVACQSGRKFLSLSGEATVVHDRARIRDLWKESWRVWFPSGPTDNSIALIRVEPTEGEYWDGSGLNGLAYLFKAGKAYFAGEKIEPVETMNRFVSFREPANSSRASAQ, encoded by the coding sequence ATGGTGACGGGTCAGCGTTCGGTGGATGTCCGGTTGCAGGCGGCCGAAGTGAAGAAATGCGGGGAATTGTGCCCGGCAGACCGGGAATTGACCCAGCGGCACGCGATTCGCGTCACTCTGCTTTTGATGACTCGACGACTTTCAGTTCCCGCGCCAGTCACCGTGTCGAGATCCATTCATTTCGGTCTGGCGCATGATCTATCAGCAGAGGCCAGCAAAATGACACCCATCGAAGACCGAAACCATTTTCGAAATCTTTTGGACTCTTTCGACACCGCACTTCTGGTAACGCACGGACGAGGGCGGAGTCTTCACTGCCGTCCAATGACAGTGGCAGATGTGGAACACGACGCATGCGTGTGGTTCGTGACCTCACTTGATGCAGGTAAGGTTCGTGAAGTGACTACCACGTCAAGCGTCTGCGTCGCCTGCCAGAGCGGAAGGAAATTTCTTTCGCTCAGCGGCGAAGCGACTGTCGTGCATGACCGAGCCCGGATTCGAGATCTCTGGAAAGAATCCTGGCGCGTCTGGTTTCCATCCGGACCCACAGACAACTCCATCGCCCTCATTCGAGTGGAGCCGACAGAAGGTGAGTACTGGGATGGTTCAGGCTTGAATGGTCTGGCCTATCTGTTCAAAGCCGGAAAGGCCTACTTTGCCGGAGAAAAAATTGAGCCCGTCGAAACGATGAATCGCTTTGTCTCTTTTCGTGAACCAGCGAATTCCTCCCGGGCATCCGCTCAATAA